In one window of Gossypium arboreum isolate Shixiya-1 chromosome 4, ASM2569848v2, whole genome shotgun sequence DNA:
- the LOC108465497 gene encoding uncharacterized protein LOC108465497, which yields MAIALPSTVWHATKFQPQRPLLQRRRPLLVQSFRRSDFDTFTRRMASGEALKDAWRTANDGFEQFVFEAKKTAERLDHQYSVSRRLSSAAQSAADRAREIDREFEIGLRWRTFSMDFSRNWPRYRKQLNDFLDTPLGRSFATIFFLWFALSGWMFRCLIFATWILPFAGPLLIGTVANNLVIKGACPACKRQFVGYKNQIVRCVSCGNIVWQPKGDFFRRDSRGTNSRKSEPDIIDVEFEEK from the exons ATGGCCATAGCTCTGCCATCTACAGTATGGCACGCAACAAAGTTTCAGCCGCAACGTCCGCTTCTTCAGCGTCGGCGCCCCTTATTAGTCCAATCCTTTAGGCGGAGCGACTTCGACACCTTCACTCGCCGCATGGCTTCTGGTGAGGCCTTGAAGGACGCCTGGCGAACCGCCAACGACGGCTTCGAGCAATTCGTCTTCGAAGCTAAAAAGACCGCTGAACGCTTAGACCACCAGTATTCCGTTTCCCGCCGGCTCTCCTCCGCCGCCCAATCCGCTGCTGACCGTGCTCGTGAGATTGACCGGGAGTTCGAGATTGGACTCCGTTGGCGGACTTTTTCTATGGATTTTAGTAGAAATTGGCCTAGG TACAGGAAGCAGCTGAATGATTTCTTGGATACTCCATTGGGAAGAAGTTTTGCT ACAATTTTCTTCCTTTGGTTTGCATTATCTGGTTGGATGTTTCGATGCTTAATATTTGCCACATGGATACTACCATTTGCTGGACCTCTTCTCATTGGGACTGTTGCCAATAATCTTGTTATTAAG GGTGCTTGTCCAGCTTGTAAGAGACAGTTTGTTGGCTATAAAAACCAAATAGTACGTTGTGTGAGCTGTGGAAACATTGTATGGCAACCCAAAGGAGACTTCTTTCGCAGAGATAGCAGGGGCACCAATTCAAGAAAGTCAGAGCCTGACATTATCGACGTTGAATTTGAGGAGAAATGA
- the LOC108465499 gene encoding indole-3-acetic acid-amido synthetase GH3.17-like has protein sequence MMRHFGDINQAGKRMELMFARPEIETPSGLKAASVLTSVYNESKFRTILPKLYTSAIETIFCPDPNQGLYCQLLFGLIQRDEVVRVGSLFASTVLRGIKFLENHWQELCYDIKTGRLSDWITDSGCRNAASLVMKPNPEKADLIENICNCKSWEGIVRKLWPKARYISCVCTGVMRQYIAELEFYCRGLPLVSTFYACSEALCGINLEPLCKPCDVSYTFLPNMAYFEFLPVENDHDESIEMKRNDEDTELVDLVNVKVGQCYELVVSTCAGLYRYKVGDVLMVSGFYNNAPQFQFVERKNVILNVDQEKTSETDLFKAVIEAKALLDPLGSILTEYTSYVDTSSAPGHYVLFWEIKGKEGKHCKELDPKIMVECCTRMEESLHYTYKIYRKRNIIAALEIRVVKQGSFEALMDYYVSKGTSLSQYKKPNCIKSEEALKILDSRVIGKYFSPKSPL, from the exons ATGATGAG GCACTTTGGTGACATCAACCAAGCCGGTAAAAGAATGGAGCTTATGTTTGCCAGACCAGAGATTGAAACTCCTAGTGGCCTCaaggcagcatctgttttaacgAGCGTATACAACGAGAGTAAGTTTAGAACCATTTTGCCTAAGCTTTACACAAGCGCCATTGAGACTATCTTTTGCCCAGACCCCAACCAGGGCTTATACTGTCAATTACTTTTTGGTTTAATCCAACGAGACGAGGTTGTCAGGGTTGGTTCACTATTTGCATCTACGGTGCTAAGAGGTATCAAGTTTCTAGAAAATCACTGGCAAGAGCTATGCTATGACATAAAAACAGGTCGATTAAGCGATTGGATCACCGACTCAGGATGCAGAAATGCAGCATCATTGGTCATGAAGCCTAACCCAGAAAAGGCTGACTTGATAGAGAACATATGTAATTGTAAATCATGGGAAGGAATAGTCAGAAAGCTATGGCCCAAAGCAAGGTATATTAGTTGTGTTTGTACTGGCGTTATGAGACAGTATATTGCAGAACTCGAGTTCTATTGCAGAGGGCTCCCTTTAGTTTCAACTTTTTATGCTTGCTCGGAAGCTCTTTGTGGGATTAACTTAGAACCTCTATGTAAACCTTGTGATGTCTCCTACACATTTCTCCCTAACATGGCTTACTTTGAATTCCTTCCTGTGGAAAATGATCATGATGAATCTATTGAAATGAAGAGGAACGATGAAGATACTGAACTTGTTGATCTTGTAAATGTGAAGGTTGGTCAATGTTATGAACTAGTTGTCTCAACTTGTGCAG GATTATATCGATATAAAGTTGGAGATGTTCTTATGGTGAGTGGTTTCTACAATAATGCACCTCAATTCCAATTTGTGGAGAGGAAAAATGTTATCCTCAATGTTGATCAGGAAAAAACAAGCGAAACAGACCTTTTCAAGGCCGTGATAGAAGCAAAGGCTCTTCTCGATCCACTCGGATCCATCTTGACAGAGTACACTAGCTATGTTGATACTTCATCAGCACCAGGTCACTATGTATTATTTTGGGAGATCAAGGGAAAAGAAGGGAAGCATTGCAAAGAGCTTGACCCAAAGATAATGGTAGAGTGTTGCACTAGAATGGAAGAGTCGTTGCATTATACATATAAAATCTATAGGAAAAGGAACATAATTGCAGCTCTGGAGATTAGGGTGGTAAAGCAAGGAAGTTTTGAGGCACTAATGGATTACTATGTGTCCAAAGGAACTTCATTGAGCCAATACAAAAAACCTAATTGTATTAAATCTGAGGAAGCCTTGAAGATATTAGATTCGAGAGTGATAGGAAAGTATTTCAGCCCCAAATCACCGTTATAA
- the LOC108465498 gene encoding putative F-box protein PP2-B12, with protein sequence MKTEVSEMEERKGKGEVMSGTLDLSALPLECITLIISFTSPRDACRLSLVSTALNSATESDAVWESFLPSQFQALIPSSLSFSSKKQLYLSLCENPLLIEAGRKSFWLDRVSGKKCYMLSLRDLSIIWSDTPDYWRWVSIPEARFDQVAELLSVCWFKIRGKISISMLSPMTHYKAYLVFQANKDYGFNYYPVNLSVGVVGTEGSKRSAYLQPKKERRIREEQPTPGDDVQFPKARVDRWLEVEMGEFFNEGCVDDGELEMSAVEIEGCNWRGGLILQGIEIRAITPN encoded by the exons ATGAAAACCGAGGTTTCtgaaatggaagaaagaaaaggaaaaggagaGGTTATGAGCGGCACTCTCGACCTGAGTGCTCTCCCACTAGAATGTATCACCCTCATTATTTCCTTTACCTCCCCTCGAGATGCCTGTAGATTGTCGCTTGTTTCAACTGCTTTAAATTCGGCTACTGAATCCGATGCTGTTTGGGAAAGCTTCTTGCCATCCCAATTCCAGGCATTAATTCCCTCATCGCTCTCTTTCTCGTCCAAGAAACAACTTTATCTTAGCCTCTGTGAAAATCCCCTTCTCATTGAAGCTGGACGAAAG AGTTTTTGGCTGGACAGAGTGAGTGGGAAGAAATGTTACATGCTGTCACTCAGGGACCTCTCCATTATATGGAGTGACACCCCAGATTATTGGAGATGGGTGTCTATACCCGAGGCCAG GTTTGATCAGGTAGCAGAGCTTCTGAGCGTTTGCTGGTTTAAAATCCGTGGAAAGATTAGTATCTCCATGCTTTCACCCATGACGCACTACAAGGCTTACCTTGTTTTCCAAGCAAATAAGGATTATGGGTTTAACTATTATCCAGTGAATCTTAGTGTTGGAGTTGTTGGCACTGAAGGTAGTAAGAGAAGTGCTTATTTGCAACCAAAAAAAGAACGACGGATAAGAGAGGAACAACCTACACCGGGTGATGATGTTCAGTTCCCAAAGGCTAGAGTAGACAGGTGGTTAGAGGTTGAGATGGGTGAGTTCTTCAATGAGGGATGCGTTGATGATGGGGAACTGGAAATGAGTGCAGTGGAGATTGAGGGCTGTAACTGGAGAGGTGGTCTCATTTTGCAGGGGATTGAGATCAGGGCCATCACGCCTAATTGA